In Mercurialis annua linkage group LG5, ddMerAnnu1.2, whole genome shotgun sequence, a single genomic region encodes these proteins:
- the LOC126681157 gene encoding uncharacterized protein LOC126681157 isoform X2 codes for MGNACCVAARDKNIVSGPSTEILHRNIRCSPTWSFRWDNRGRVAGEDTSVTWLSDANSRNDGPSIKYESACTSEDGFSMDSLQRCTWQKSPTMSEGTAHTTTPASDQSVSRTISMDTSLEQLNKLTESPAVSDLSATKFSFILPSTSSGTSPVSSQSYMRPASPTASSGPHNSSEKIKGQVSDTHISELKSSDSFAVPEGRSSIPSWSNESTRGSHGGSSDGWSMHAFSELMATSHREKLSFDNDSLGFNHEKARFSGRLSASPSVDLQTCGVCTKLLTEKSLWSSQKLVLNNELPVAAVLICGHVYHAECLETLTPETHKYDPSCPVCTMGEKQTRKLCQKAFKAELDSKAKSKRSRNRIVSSDFDGDSIIFDRVKGSRHEGKDSKMTSSSSMKSSSTKPFLKRHFSFGSKSSKPLTENHSVKKKGFFWTRSLKV; via the exons ATGGGGAATGCTTGTTGTGTTGCTGCTAGGGATAAAAATATAGTAAGTGGACCAAGTACTGAGATTTTGCATAGGAATATTCGCTGTTCGCCGACATGGAGTTTTAGGTGGGATAATAGAGGGCGAGTAGCAGGGGAGGATACTTCAGTAACTTGGCTTTCAGATGCAAATAGTAGGAATGATGGACCAAGTATTAAATATGAATCAGCCTGTACATCTGAGGATGGATTCTCCATGGACAGTTTGCAGAGATGTACATGGCAGAAGTCCCCAACAATGTCTGAAGGTACTGCACATACAACGACTCCTGCTTCAG ATCAATCTGTTTCAAGGACTATCTCCATGGACACAAGCTTAGAACAG TTGAACAAATTAACAGAATCCCCAGCAGTTTCAGATCTATCTGCAACTAAATTCTCTTTCATTTTGCCTTCAACTTCATCTGGAACTTCTCCAGTTTCCTCTCAAAGTTACATGCGTCCTGCCAGCCCAACCGCTTCAAGTGGCCCTCACAATTCTTCGGAGAAGATAAAAGGGCAGGTGTCTGATACCCATATTTCAGAATTGAAATCATCAGACAGCTTTGCAGTTCCAGAAGGGAGGTCCTCAATCCCTTCATGGAGTAACGAATCAACTCGAGGATCCCATGGCGGATCTTCAGATGGTTGGTCTATGCATGCATTTTCTGAGCTCATGGCTACTTCTCATAGAGAAAAATTGAGTTTTGATAACGATTCCTTGGGATTTAATCACGAGAAAGCCAGATTTAGTGGTCGACTATCAGCTTCTCCCTCTGTTGATCTTCAAACATGTGGGGTTTGCACCAAGCTATTGACTGAGAAATCTTTATGGAGCAGTCAGAAGCTTGTTTTAAACAATGAGCTCCCTGTTGCTGCTGTTCTAATTTGCGGGCATGTTTATCATGCTGAATGTTTGGAGACTCTGACACCTGAAACACACAAGTATGATCCATCTTGCCCTGTTTGTACAATGGGGGAGAAGCAGACACGTAAGCTTTGTCAAAAAGCTTTTAAAGCAGAATTGGATTCCAAGGCAAAGAGCAAGAGATCGAGGAATCGGATTGTCAGTAGTGATTTCGACGGTGATTCTATCATATTTGATCGTGTAAAAGGTAGCCGGCATGAAGGGAAAGATTCGAAGATGACGTCCAGTTCCAGCATGAAGAGCTCCTCAACGAAGCCTTTCTTGAAGAGACATTTCTCATTTGGATCAAAGAGTAGTAAACCCTTAACGGAGAACCACTCCGTCAAAAAGAAGGGATTCTTCTGGACAAGGTCCTTAAAAGTGTGA
- the LOC126681157 gene encoding uncharacterized protein LOC126681157 isoform X1, with amino-acid sequence MGNACCVAARDKNIVSGPSTEILHRNIRCSPTWSFRWDNRGRVAGEDTSVTWLSDANSRNDGPSIKYESACTSEDGFSMDSLQRCTWQKSPTMSEGTAHTTTPASADQSVSRTISMDTSLEQLNKLTESPAVSDLSATKFSFILPSTSSGTSPVSSQSYMRPASPTASSGPHNSSEKIKGQVSDTHISELKSSDSFAVPEGRSSIPSWSNESTRGSHGGSSDGWSMHAFSELMATSHREKLSFDNDSLGFNHEKARFSGRLSASPSVDLQTCGVCTKLLTEKSLWSSQKLVLNNELPVAAVLICGHVYHAECLETLTPETHKYDPSCPVCTMGEKQTRKLCQKAFKAELDSKAKSKRSRNRIVSSDFDGDSIIFDRVKGSRHEGKDSKMTSSSSMKSSSTKPFLKRHFSFGSKSSKPLTENHSVKKKGFFWTRSLKV; translated from the exons ATGGGGAATGCTTGTTGTGTTGCTGCTAGGGATAAAAATATAGTAAGTGGACCAAGTACTGAGATTTTGCATAGGAATATTCGCTGTTCGCCGACATGGAGTTTTAGGTGGGATAATAGAGGGCGAGTAGCAGGGGAGGATACTTCAGTAACTTGGCTTTCAGATGCAAATAGTAGGAATGATGGACCAAGTATTAAATATGAATCAGCCTGTACATCTGAGGATGGATTCTCCATGGACAGTTTGCAGAGATGTACATGGCAGAAGTCCCCAACAATGTCTGAAGGTACTGCACATACAACGACTCCTGCTTCAG CAGATCAATCTGTTTCAAGGACTATCTCCATGGACACAAGCTTAGAACAG TTGAACAAATTAACAGAATCCCCAGCAGTTTCAGATCTATCTGCAACTAAATTCTCTTTCATTTTGCCTTCAACTTCATCTGGAACTTCTCCAGTTTCCTCTCAAAGTTACATGCGTCCTGCCAGCCCAACCGCTTCAAGTGGCCCTCACAATTCTTCGGAGAAGATAAAAGGGCAGGTGTCTGATACCCATATTTCAGAATTGAAATCATCAGACAGCTTTGCAGTTCCAGAAGGGAGGTCCTCAATCCCTTCATGGAGTAACGAATCAACTCGAGGATCCCATGGCGGATCTTCAGATGGTTGGTCTATGCATGCATTTTCTGAGCTCATGGCTACTTCTCATAGAGAAAAATTGAGTTTTGATAACGATTCCTTGGGATTTAATCACGAGAAAGCCAGATTTAGTGGTCGACTATCAGCTTCTCCCTCTGTTGATCTTCAAACATGTGGGGTTTGCACCAAGCTATTGACTGAGAAATCTTTATGGAGCAGTCAGAAGCTTGTTTTAAACAATGAGCTCCCTGTTGCTGCTGTTCTAATTTGCGGGCATGTTTATCATGCTGAATGTTTGGAGACTCTGACACCTGAAACACACAAGTATGATCCATCTTGCCCTGTTTGTACAATGGGGGAGAAGCAGACACGTAAGCTTTGTCAAAAAGCTTTTAAAGCAGAATTGGATTCCAAGGCAAAGAGCAAGAGATCGAGGAATCGGATTGTCAGTAGTGATTTCGACGGTGATTCTATCATATTTGATCGTGTAAAAGGTAGCCGGCATGAAGGGAAAGATTCGAAGATGACGTCCAGTTCCAGCATGAAGAGCTCCTCAACGAAGCCTTTCTTGAAGAGACATTTCTCATTTGGATCAAAGAGTAGTAAACCCTTAACGGAGAACCACTCCGTCAAAAAGAAGGGATTCTTCTGGACAAGGTCCTTAAAAGTGTGA